In Psychrobacter ciconiae, the genomic window AGTCGCGTCACCGCTAAAATGAAAATACCAAGCTCGGAGCTGACCCTCATTCAAGAGCTGGCTAAAAATGGTGACCCTGTATTTCGTGAATACCAAACCGACATTGTGGACGACAAACAAAAGGTGATTGCGAGCGTCACTAAGACCGTTTACATTCGCCTGCGAAAGTTTAGCAATTCAAAAGACCAATCAAGCGCCGTTTATCCAAAGCAAACTGACTGATGACTGGTCAGCGCTATTTAGTTTAAACAAATTTAGCTTAACCATTGAACCAACAAAAACCCCAATTAAGCCATGCCTAATTGGGGTTTTGTCTTTTTTGGTACAGCTACTTATTATTAAATAATAAAAATAAGCTTAAATTAGCAATTAAGCTTCAGCAGCCGTATCGGCAACCGCAACTTTTTGCTGAGCTGAGCGACCCGCGCCAAGCTTTTCGCGAATACGCGCAGACTTACCAGAGCGCTCACGAAGGTAGTAAAGTTTGGCACGGCGAACAGCACCACGGCGTTTGACTTCAATGCTGTCAATCAATGGTGAATGCAACTGAAACGCACGCTCAACGCCAACACCGCTTGAGATTTTACGAACGGTAAAGGCTGAGTTTAATCCGCGGTTGCGCTTAGCAATAACCACGCCTTCAAACGCCTGTAGACGCTCACGCTCGCCTTCACGAACTTTCACTTGAACGACGATGGTGTCACCAGGGGCAAAGCTTGGGTGCTCGCGCAATTGGGCATTTTCAATCACTTGAACCAATGGATGCTTGTTGCTCATGAGAGTATCTCCTCACATTAGATGATAGAGGCTTGTCGCGTATCACCTGTTTGTAATAAGTCATCATATTTTGGGATAAAATACGACATAAAAAGGGCTTAAACGCTTATCATTGAATAAGTCATTTAATTTAAATTACTAACTTTCATTGTCTTACATTTTTTTAAGCCAAGCCGCTTGTTCAGGCGTTGGGGAAAACTTTTCCCACAAATCAGGACGACGGTCTTTGGTTCTTGCAACTTGTTGATAAAAACGCCATTTGGCAATATTACCATGATGACCTGACAACAGCACCTCAGGAACCGTGTCGCCTTCAAAGTCAATGGGTTTGGTATAATGCGGACAATCCAGCAAACCTTCGACAAACGAGTCTTGTTCTGCTGATTTATCATCGCCCATCACGTTAGGAAGCCTTCGAATC contains:
- the rplS gene encoding 50S ribosomal protein L19 translates to MSNKHPLVQVIENAQLREHPSFAPGDTIVVQVKVREGERERLQAFEGVVIAKRNRGLNSAFTVRKISSGVGVERAFQLHSPLIDSIEVKRRGAVRRAKLYYLRERSGKSARIREKLGAGRSAQQKVAVADTAAEA